From a single Xiphophorus maculatus strain JP 163 A chromosome 5, X_maculatus-5.0-male, whole genome shotgun sequence genomic region:
- the LOC102220725 gene encoding somatostatin receptor type 5-like — MELIQATQVSLVPQEGTTATWNNNSVLLYYRPLFSTVPYAPLPSISQAEESFLFNSSCLNSTKSTPTSLPGLAGIFIPLIYGIVCIVGLLGNTLVIHVIVNYTKNESVTNIYILNLAIADELFMLGLPFLAVQNALLSWPFGSLMCRVVMTVDAFNQFTSIFCLTVMSVDRYLAVVHPIRASWWRRPHVAKAISATVWLVSFVVVLPVVVFADVLKDDGNCSIVWPEPAEVWKTSFIVYTCTVGFFCPLLVISLCYLLIIAKVRNVGRRTQTTSSRRRRSERKITRMVVVVVAVFVFCWLPFYALNILNLLVVLPGDFRGLYYFVVVLSYANSCANPILYGFLSDNFKRGFRKALCRASRKVKNNEKAGTEVQRPTEEWGGIVLLSQKRITNMHGKYCGENDVLEEVVGAEGGLQMRERSRLSHKGQNSKAEDDGKSPVIQEANPELPPGDDALEVAHCKANKCQNRNSQTEEVTDKNSVLEISYL; from the exons ATGGAGCTCATCCAGGCCACCCAGGTTTCCCTAGTGCCACAGGAAGGAACCACTGCAACCTGGAACAACAACTCAGTCCTTCTCTACTACCGCCCCTTGTTCTCCACCGTCCCCTACGCACCACTTCCCAGCATCAGTCAAGCTGAGGAATCTTTCCTATTTAACAGCAGTTGTTTAAACTCTACTAAAAGCACACCCACATCCCTCCCTGGGTTGGCAGGAATCTTCATTCCTCTTATTTATGGCATAGTGTGTATAGTTGGCTTACTGGGAAACACTCTGGTCATCCACGTCATCGTAAACTACACCAAGAATGAGTCGGTCACAAACATCTACATCCTCAATCTTGCCATCGCAGATGAACTTTTTATGCTAGGTTTGCCCTTTTTGGCTGTGCAAAATGCTCTCCTCTCTTGGCCCTTTGGCTCACTGATGTGCCGTGTTGTGATGACAGTGGACGCCTTCAACCAGTTCACCAGCATCTTTTGTCTCACTGTGATGTCAGTGGATCGATACTTGGCTGTCGTCCACCCAATCCGGGCCTCCTGGTGGCGACGCCCCCATGTAGCAAAGGCTATCAGTGCCACAGTTTGGCTGGTGTCCTTTGTGGTGGTGCTGCCGGTGGTGGTCTTCGCCGATGTTCTGAAGGATGACGGGAACTGCAGCATTGTGTGGCCTGAACCAGCCGAAGTGTGGAAAACATCTTTTATTGTGTACACGTGCACTGTTGGCTTCTTCTGTCCTTTGCTTGTCATCTCTTTATGCTACCTGCTGATCATCGCCAAG GTGAGGAATGTTGGGAGGCGGACCCAGACCACATCCTCCAGACGCAGGAGGTCGGAGCGAAAAATCACACGAATGGTGGTGGTAGTCGTAGCAGTGTTCGTTTTCTGTTGGCTACCGTTCTATGCCCTCAACATCTTAAACCTGCTCGTGGTCCTGCCCGGAGACTTCAGGGGGCTCTACTATTTTGTTGTCGTGCTTTCATATGCAAATAGCTGCGCCAACCCCATActgtacggttttctgtcagaCAACTTCAAGAGAGGCTTCAGGAAGGCCTTGTGCCGCGCTTCACGCAAGGTGAAGAACAATGAAAAGGCTGGCACCGAGGTACAGCGGCCGACGGAGGAGTGGGGCGGCATCGTACTCCTGTCGCAGAAGAGAATCACCAACATGCATGGGAAATATTGTGGTGAAAATGATGTACTGGAGGAAGTGGTTGGAGCAGAGGGAGGCTTGCAAATGAGAGAAAGGAGCAGATTGTCACATAAAGGACAAAACTCCAAAGCAGAAGATGATGGTAAATCCCCTGTTATACAGGAAGCTAATCCTGAACTGCCTCCAGGTGATGATGCTCTTGAGGTAGCTCATTGTAAGGCCAATAAATGTCAGAACAGGAACTCACAAACTGAAGAGGTCACAGACAAAAACTCTGTGCTCGAAATTAGCTATCTGTAA